One stretch of Lucilia cuprina isolate Lc7/37 chromosome 6, ASM2204524v1, whole genome shotgun sequence DNA includes these proteins:
- the LOC111685147 gene encoding uncharacterized protein LOC111685147 isoform X1 — translation MNHHHPHQSHHKHLHKASATVTSSMDVCQSECYEMNSLSKGRPCPGRRKSVASLQPQSQSTSLGTAKSLSCKYALKGSTHLHHCKCQALHSTSKSTKGHSRNGLKSQQHGMTTMCEGV, via the coding sequence ATGAatcatcatcatcctcatcAAAGTCATCATAAACATCTTCATAAAGCTTCAGCAACTGTAACATCATCTATGGATGTTTGTCAGAGTGAGTGTTACGAAATGAACAGCCTATCAAAAGGTAGACCATGTCCAGGACGAAGAAAATCTGTAGCATCACTACAGCCACAGTCACAATCAACTTCTTTGGGAACAGCAAAATCATTATCATGTAAATACGCTTTAAAAGGATCTACACATTTGCATCACTGTAAGTGTCAAGCTCTTCATAGCACATCAAAATCAACGAAAGGACATTCTAGAAATGGGCTTAAGTCACAGCAACATGGTATGACTACAATGTGTGAGGGAGTATAA
- the LOC111685147 gene encoding neuropeptide CCHamide-1 receptor isoform X2 — MCKHRDTSLTASRRYYHSRRSCFHQSTIRSRLQETTITMLTNGSNHNGCNNMVSGGNGAGVTGNFSNDDTIDVALTTDYCHQHQHSHQLM, encoded by the exons ATGTGTAAACATCGCGATACATCGTTGACAGCATCTCGACGTTACTATCATTCCAGAAGGTCATGTTTTCATCAAAGTACCATCAGAag tCGTCTTCAGGAGACCACAATAACAATGCTAACGAATGGCAGTAATCATAATGGTTGCAACAATATGGTGAGCGGAGGTAATGGTGCTGGTGTCACCGGTAATTTTTCGAATGATGATACAATAGATGTGGCACTCACAACTGATTATTGTCATCAACATCAGCACTCCCATCAGCTCATGTGA